The Oscillatoria salina IIICB1 genome includes the window CTATTTTTTGCCCAGCTATTTTGAGTTTTTCGAGCAAATTCCCAGCTTCGAGAGACTTCCTGTAAAAGTAATTCTAAATTTTTGCCTTGATAAATGAGGTTGTATAAGTTGTAGGTATAAGAATATCCAGTCGCTTGCAGATCGCCCGCTTGCAGACCTGCATTTGCTCCTTCAGCATTAATACTTTCAGAAAGTTTGACGTGCATCAACCAAGGCGAAATTGCATTAGCATGAAATTGAGTTAAAATAGCCTTAGAAGCTAAATCTTCATACTTATCGGCTAGCTTCATCCCCAGGGAAGTATATTCATAGCCCGATCGGCAGTCATGGAAGACATGAGCCATAATAAATGCCATGTAGCCACAGCTCGTTGCCGATACGGGTGTATGGCCATATTTAAAATTGAGATTAATGGCTTTAACGCCTATAATATTCCTCAGTGTTGGAGCTAAAATCCAAGCGGTCGGGAAGAGGCGAGAAAGTATTTTTAAAGCTGCCTTTTTTTCTGGTATTTTCATTTCGGGACTGTTATATAAAGAACTAATTTCTCGCGTCCCTAAATTTTCTCGGTATTCCTGAACTTCGTTATCAAAGGCAGCTTTAAGGTTATCTGTTGCTAAGTCGCTTCCCAACAGCTTTAGAGCAGTTATCCCAACTTCAATTGCTTCTTTATATCTTGCTAATAAAGTATATTGATTAATCAGCAAATAGTAAAATTCTGCTCGCTCGACTGCCGATTTGGCTTGCTGGATTGACTGCTCAATTAAAGCTTGGGAACGAGCGAAATTTCCATTAAGATATTCGACTTCTGCCAGTTCTTTATAAAGGTCGATCGCCATTTGGTAACGCTCTTGCCAAATGTCTCCGGGAAACACATCTTTGGCAAGAATTAGATACTCTCTAGATGCTGCATACGCAGTTGCTTCTTTAGCTTTTTTCCCGGCGCGTAAATTGAATTCTGCCAGTTCGATTTTTTCGCGATCGCTCGACTGTAATCCTCGACTTTTATTGAGATGATCGACTAAGGTAAACAGTTTTTCTCCTAACTTTGCTTTTCCGATTCTTTTTAGCAATAACTTGCCGATTTTAAGATGTACTGATTGCTTGCGTTCGTCATCAATCAAAGCATAAGCCGCTTGTTGGACGCGATCGTGTTGAAATTTATATTCTTCGACGATCAACGCAGATTCGAGCGGTGTTTTTGAAGCAGTAATTTCTAGGGATGAAGTTGGCTGAATCAAGCTTAACTGAATTGCTGGTAAGAGATTTTGAAAAGTTTTGGGAGCGGAGCTTTGGCAAATTTTGCAGAGAGTTGTGAGATTGAAGTGGTTGCCAATGCAAGCAGCTAAATATAATGCTTTTTGCGTTTTTTTTTGCAGTTTCCGAAGTTGATCGACCATCAAGTCAACTACATTGTCTGTAATACCCAAAGCTTCAATTTGAGCGATATCCCATTGCCAACATTTGTCCGTGCGATCGAAACTCAGTAAATTTTCTTGATAAAGAGTTTTGAGAAATTCATTAATAAAAAAGGGATTTCCTGATGTTTTTCGTTCGACTAATTTTGCTAGCGGTTTAACGCTTTCTGGCTCCTGGTTAAATACATCGGAAATCAGTTGTCCTATTTCTGGAAGTTGCAGAGGAGTGAGGATAATTGTATTGACGATCGCGTTTTGTTCTTGTAGGCGATCGCGCATTTTTATTAAGGGGTGATTTAGATCGACTTCGCGATCGCGATAAGCGCCGATGCACATTAGATAGCCCAAATCGCGATCGCTCATTATCACTTCCAGCAACTTTAGCGTCGCCGAATCAGCCCATTGCAAATCGTCGAGAAAAATTACTAATGGGTGTTCTTTCTGACAAAAAACTCGCAGGAAATTTAAAAAGACTGTATTGAATCGATTTTGCCTTTCTGTGGCTTCTAGAAGCTGCGCGGTCGGCTGGGAACCGATAATTTGTTCGATTTCGGGGATAATATCGATGATAACCTGTCCGTTGACTCCCAAAGCAGCCAGCAGTTTTTCTCTCCATTGAGCTAATTCAGCATCGCTTTCCGTCAGCAGTTGTTGGACTAAAGATTTGAATGCAGAGGCGATCGCCGAATAGGGAATATTGCGCTGAAACTGATCGAATTTACCAGAAATAAAATAGCCGCGTTGTTTAGTAATTGGTTTGTAGAGTTCTTGTACCAGAACTGATTTACCAATACCAGCATAACCACCGACTAATACCATTTCACTTGACTTTTGACTTGTTCCTTCCGCGATTCGTTGAAAGGCTGAAAGTAAGGTTTCAATTTCTGCTTCTCGTCCGTAAATTTTTTGGGGAATTGTGAATCGATCGGAAGTATCGTAACGAGCTAAAGGGAAATCTAAAATCTTGCCGTTTTGCTGTAATTGATGCCAACATTCCTCTAAATCTGCTTTTAGCCCCAAGGCAGTCTGATAGCGATCTTCTGCATTCTTCGCCATCAATTTCATCACAATATCGGAAATTACTAGAGGAATTTCTTCATTGTTGGTTGGTAAATTTTTAATTAGGAATTGATTTGGCTGTTTGGCAAGATGACAGTGAACTAATTCTAATGGGTCTTCGGTTTCAAAGGGAAGTTTTTGAGTGAGTAATTGATAAAAAGTTACGCCAAGAGAATAAAAATCTGTACGGCGATCGAGAACTCGATTCATTCTGCCAGTTTGCTCTGGCGACATATAAGCTAAAGTCCCTTCTAAAAGATGGGGATTTTTAATAGTTGGATTTTCGCGAGTAAATTTTGTAGAAATGCCAAAGTCAATAATTTTGACTTGTCCGGTTTGGGAATTATAAACAATATTAGAAGGGTTAATATCTTTATGAATAATATTTGCAGCATGAATCTCCTCAAGCGTGCCTGAAATTTGTCTAGCAATGAAGAGGAATTCTAAAAGCGAGAATGTTTGAGATCGTAACCAAATATCAAGAGATTGCCCGCCAAAATCTTCTAAGATCATCGCTAGAGTATTTTTATAGGGCAATAATTCGTATGCTTTTATTGCACCATCAATTTGGAGGGATTTGGTAAGTTTGTATTCTTGTTTGTATCGAGTTAATTCCGCAGGAGTCGGATAATCTTCCTTGAGAATTTTCAGGATAACGGGAAGGTGGCTAGATTTATGGACAGCCCGATAAACCAAGGAATTAAAGCTTTCGTAAATCTTGGCAAGAAGCTGGTAGTTATCCATATAGTTGTCCATATTACTCATTTCTGCGTTCAGTTTAAGCCATAAAAACAAGCTGGGTTATCCCAAAGAATTTTATGCACGATTTCCTCTGAAATTTGTGATTGGAGCGCTACTACTTCTGTAACAATATTTGGCTTATGATCCATGTGAGGATAGTCAGAGCCAAAGATTAAATTATCCGAGCCGATCGCGTCTATCAGTTGGGGTAAATAGGACTCTGAAGGCTCGATCGCAATAAAGCACTGGCGCCGAAAGTATTCGGATGGCTTCATTTTGATACGATCTCCCACTTCCCATTGTAAATCTTCATATTCGCGATCGAGTCGCCACAGCCAATAGGGAAGCCAGCCGCAACCAGACTCCAACAATCCTACTTTTAGGTTGGGATGACGCTCCAATACACCCCCTTCAATTAAAGATAGCAGTGCCATCATTTGTTCCATCGGATGAGAGCAAGCATGGAGCGCAAAACGAGTTTGAAAGCGATCGCTTCCAGCCGTAGGCGATCGGCTGTGAGTTCCTTCATGCAGGCTAACTGCAATTTTCAATTCTTCACAAGCACTCCAAAAAGATTCGTAAGCAGAATCACTCAATAACCGCCCTTTCACCGGATTAGGACGTAAAAAAACGGCTTTCCAGCCAAAATCAGCTATGCGCTGTAATTCCGATCCCATTTCTTCTGGAGCGTGGGAATTAACAACTCCTACCCCTCGCAAAATTTCCGGATTGTAACTACAAAAGTCCCGCAGCCAATTGTTATAAGCACGAACGAACGCACCAGCTAATTGAGGAGCGATTGTATCTATACCGATAATCCAGGAAAAATATGTCGGATAAATAAACGCGATATCAACGCCCATTTGGTACATTGCTTGGACGTGAGATTCTGCATCAAAGTTATTCAGCCAAGATCGAGGATGAGAGGCGATCGTTTGCTTCCCAGCTTCCCAACGCAGGCGATCGCCAGACGGATTGACGATCGATTCTCCTCTAATCTTGAGATCTGGAGATAGGGCAAAACTTTTAAACGCAGGTTCCAGATAATCTAACCACATTTGATGGGGTTCGTAAATGTGAGAATCAGCATCAATAATTTTATATCCGTCGAGCATGGCGGTAAAGATCTGAGTGAAAATTTGTGGTACATATTGTTGTGCTTCAGAAGCAAATCTAGCTAAGACAGCACCACAACGTACCTAGCGCCATCATAGCCAAACAGGAATCGGATTCAACATCTCTTCTGTTATCGCTTCTTCTAACCAACCTAATTGCGCCATCATAGCCAAATAGGAATCGGATTCAACATCTCTTCTGTTATCGCTTCTTCTAACCAACCCAATTGCACCGGAACCCGATCAAGTCGTCCAGGTGCTAATCGTTTCCAAAAATGACGCATTCCCGGAACGATTACCTTCACTACTCTCAAGCCAATATCGGGGCGAGTTTGGTCGAGAACTAGCATGGACATTCCTTTTTGTGCGACAATTTGCTGACAAAGCTTAATGTCGTCTAGCAAATCTTCGTTATCGACACGAGGATAGTCAGAATATACTTTGGCAGCCATTTGCGACGCTGGAAGTAAATAAGGTTGATTCTCCACGGTCGCTGTTTTCCACCAATGTATTACGGGCGGCTCGGCAGAATCAGCATATTGAGTCGTACCATCAGCGTTAGCTGTTAAGACAGGTGGAAGCAGTTGATTGACTTCGGTCAGCGCTCTTTGCACTGCTAATTTAGGATCGAAGTGGGCACCAAACCCTAAGATAATATCTTCAACTTCGCGATCGCATCTGCGACTAATCGCCGCGAAAGCAGGAATATTCAGA containing:
- a CDS encoding ATP-binding protein, which gives rise to MSNMDNYMDNYQLLAKIYESFNSLVYRAVHKSSHLPVILKILKEDYPTPAELTRYKQEYKLTKSLQIDGAIKAYELLPYKNTLAMILEDFGGQSLDIWLRSQTFSLLEFLFIARQISGTLEEIHAANIIHKDINPSNIVYNSQTGQVKIIDFGISTKFTRENPTIKNPHLLEGTLAYMSPEQTGRMNRVLDRRTDFYSLGVTFYQLLTQKLPFETEDPLELVHCHLAKQPNQFLIKNLPTNNEEIPLVISDIVMKLMAKNAEDRYQTALGLKADLEECWHQLQQNGKILDFPLARYDTSDRFTIPQKIYGREAEIETLLSAFQRIAEGTSQKSSEMVLVGGYAGIGKSVLVQELYKPITKQRGYFISGKFDQFQRNIPYSAIASAFKSLVQQLLTESDAELAQWREKLLAALGVNGQVIIDIIPEIEQIIGSQPTAQLLEATERQNRFNTVFLNFLRVFCQKEHPLVIFLDDLQWADSATLKLLEVIMSDRDLGYLMCIGAYRDREVDLNHPLIKMRDRLQEQNAIVNTIILTPLQLPEIGQLISDVFNQEPESVKPLAKLVERKTSGNPFFINEFLKTLYQENLLSFDRTDKCWQWDIAQIEALGITDNVVDLMVDQLRKLQKKTQKALYLAACIGNHFNLTTLCKICQSSAPKTFQNLLPAIQLSLIQPTSSLEITASKTPLESALIVEEYKFQHDRVQQAAYALIDDERKQSVHLKIGKLLLKRIGKAKLGEKLFTLVDHLNKSRGLQSSDREKIELAEFNLRAGKKAKEATAYAASREYLILAKDVFPGDIWQERYQMAIDLYKELAEVEYLNGNFARSQALIEQSIQQAKSAVERAEFYYLLINQYTLLARYKEAIEVGITALKLLGSDLATDNLKAAFDNEVQEYRENLGTREISSLYNSPEMKIPEKKAALKILSRLFPTAWILAPTLRNIIGVKAINLNFKYGHTPVSATSCGYMAFIMAHVFHDCRSGYEYTSLGMKLADKYEDLASKAILTQFHANAISPWLMHVKLSESINAEGANAGLQAGDLQATGYSYTYNLYNLIYQGKNLELLLQEVSRSWEFARKTQNSWAKNSILAANILIQNLLGLTEDKFCFAAKEIDESAFLVTCQTEQTPAAICFYQIFKTHILYLYDRLPELSYLEETEKLTAFIPGTISIAKLNFYYSLTLVALYPQADETEKEKYWQKLETNQQRLKAWAEQCPENFQHQYLLVSAEMTRISGQWYEAINLYDRAIKSAKENEFIHEEALANELAAKFWFAQEKPDFAQIHLKKARQGYQIWGAKRKVEALDEKYLQWLNLTNKELEKNTINPITSTDGKSGEVLDFA
- a CDS encoding amidohydrolase family protein; the encoded protein is MLDGYKIIDADSHIYEPHQMWLDYLEPAFKSFALSPDLKIRGESIVNPSGDRLRWEAGKQTIASHPRSWLNNFDAESHVQAMYQMGVDIAFIYPTYFSWIIGIDTIAPQLAGAFVRAYNNWLRDFCSYNPEILRGVGVVNSHAPEEMGSELQRIADFGWKAVFLRPNPVKGRLLSDSAYESFWSACEELKIAVSLHEGTHSRSPTAGSDRFQTRFALHACSHPMEQMMALLSLIEGGVLERHPNLKVGLLESGCGWLPYWLWRLDREYEDLQWEVGDRIKMKPSEYFRRQCFIAIEPSESYLPQLIDAIGSDNLIFGSDYPHMDHKPNIVTEVVALQSQISEEIVHKILWDNPACFYGLN